Proteins encoded in a region of the Agrobacterium tumefaciens genome:
- a CDS encoding 2-hydroxyacid dehydrogenase: MKKRKIEVFVADDVPPWVKDRLGGQFCLSSQLASGHETRAIISGSDTSGNRTIDANLLHQMPAVEVIVGFGAGYDRIDVEAAWRRGITVTNTPKVHAEDVADFSVGLMIATLRQIPAADAFVRQGLWSSRPYPLTGESLQGKKVGIVGMGAIGKAVARRLTAFNVEISYHGRNPQPELPFLYHSSLLSIARDVDILVLAIPGGPSTDKLVDASILSAVGENGYVINVSRGSVVCEASLLAALSSGSIKGAGLDVFAHEPAINPAFLSLENVVLQPHVASATTRTREAMWQLVIDNLSSWAKGSGVITPVQPTLLRRISIQLLSG, encoded by the coding sequence ATGAAGAAGCGAAAGATAGAGGTATTCGTCGCAGATGATGTTCCGCCTTGGGTAAAGGACAGGCTTGGGGGTCAGTTTTGCCTATCTTCTCAGCTGGCCTCCGGTCATGAGACCCGTGCTATAATCTCCGGTTCCGACACTTCCGGTAATAGAACCATAGACGCCAATTTGCTTCATCAGATGCCGGCTGTGGAGGTGATCGTCGGCTTTGGAGCGGGTTATGACCGCATAGATGTCGAGGCTGCCTGGAGACGTGGAATTACGGTCACCAACACGCCCAAGGTTCACGCCGAAGACGTTGCCGACTTCTCCGTTGGCCTCATGATCGCTACGCTTCGGCAAATACCAGCTGCCGATGCATTCGTCCGTCAGGGGCTTTGGTCTTCAAGGCCGTATCCGCTGACTGGAGAGAGCTTGCAGGGAAAGAAGGTTGGTATTGTCGGTATGGGCGCGATCGGAAAGGCGGTTGCGCGTCGACTAACTGCGTTCAACGTCGAAATCTCCTACCATGGGCGCAATCCTCAGCCAGAATTGCCTTTCCTCTATCATAGCTCGCTCCTTTCGATCGCGAGAGACGTAGACATACTTGTGCTGGCAATACCGGGCGGTCCTTCGACCGACAAATTGGTTGACGCTTCCATACTCAGTGCGGTCGGCGAAAATGGATACGTGATCAACGTCTCGCGTGGGAGTGTGGTCTGCGAGGCTTCGTTGCTCGCAGCATTGAGCAGTGGGTCGATCAAAGGAGCGGGTCTCGATGTTTTCGCTCATGAGCCCGCAATCAATCCAGCCTTCTTGAGCTTGGAAAATGTGGTCCTTCAACCGCACGTGGCATCGGCAACCACACGGACACGCGAAGCCATGTGGCAGCTCGTAATAGACAATCTGTCCTCGTGGGCAAAGGGATCGGGGGTGATAACGCCTGTTCAGCCGACGCTGTTACGCAGAATTTCGATTCAACTGTTGAGCGGATGA